In the genome of Bosea sp. BIWAKO-01, the window TGAGGTCGTCGACCGGGCTGCCTTTCAGGACATAGCCCTTTGCGCCGGCATCAAGAGATCTGATCGCATCATCCGCGTTGGCCGAATCGGTGAACACGATGATCTTCGTCTTGGGGGAGATCCTGGAGGCGTCTGCAATCGCCTGAAAGACATCTCCCGCCATGACCAGATCGACAATCATGTCATCAGGCTGATGGGAGCAGATGATCGAGACGATATCGCCGGCAGCCTTTCCGGTCGCGGCGAGCGTGAAACCGCCCCATCGCTGCAGCAGCGCGGACACCCCCTCCATCATTACCGGATGATCATCGACTATTGCGACGGAACGGTCCGACATGATCTTGCCCCCATATGCCTATCATCCCGAATCAGCAAAATATTGTCTGCAATTTCATCAACTATCAAAGAAATATCAGATTATACTTTGAATCATCTATATTTATACTTCTCCACCTCATCAAGCAGCCCAAGGGATGGCCGTTGGGACGGCCGCCCCCAAGCGTGCAGGTGCTGCCGGTCAGGGTGTGGCTGAAGCTCTGATTGCCAGCGAGTGCCGCAAGAATACGAACTGCTGCTTGATCAGAATGACTTCACGACTCACGCGACACAGGCACCTCGCCATGAGGAGCAGGCTAGCGAACGCGAAATGACTCATCGATGACGCCCAGTTAACAGAACTGTCATTTTCGCGGGGACCGAAGAGGAGGTTTTATTCTGTCGCGGAACTGCACTTTGGAGCCGCGCAGTGCATGCCTGAGGCAAGCGCATGGGTTTCGCCGGCGAACGACGAGACTAACCATTCCGAGAGTTCGTAAAGCGCGCGGTTCATTTTGTGCTACAGTGACGGAGCATTTCGCAATGGGCCCAGGCAGCGTCTTCCGCCAGCCTTCAGGAGTGCACAGGAGGGTTGCGCACAGTTGAAACTCCTGATCGTCGAAGATGACGTCCGCACGGCGGCCATCCTGCGCAAGGCCTTCATCGAGGAAGGCTTTGTCGCCGACATGGTGCATGACGGCCTGGACGCCGTCACGGAAGCCCCGGGTGGACGCTACGATATCGTCATCCTTGACGTGAACCTGCCCGGCATGGATGGCTGGCAGGTGCTGACGGTGCTGAAACAGGCCGACCCCCGCATGCCGATCCTGATGCTGACGGCGCAGGATGCTATCGAGAAGCGCGTCAAAGGCCTGACGCTGGGCGCTGACGATTACCTGACAAAGCCATTCGCCTTCGCGGAACTCCTCGCACGCGTCCGGACGGTCTTGCGCCGGGCCAGTTCCGCTCCTGCCGAAATCCTGCAATTCGATGATCTGAAGGTCGATCCCCAGCGCCACAAGGTCACTCGCGGCGGCACGCCGATCCCGGTTTCACCCAAGGAAATCCTGCTGCTCGAACTGCTCCTGCGCCATCGCGGCGACGTGCTGTCTCGGACCTTCATTGCCGACAAGGTCTGGGACATGATGTTCGACTGCGACAGCAATGTCGTGGACGTCAACATCCGCCGCCTGCGACAGAAGATCGACGACCCCTTTCCCCGCAAGCTGATCCACACCATCCGCGGGCGCGGCTATGTCATCCAGTAGCCTGCTGAGCCGCTGCGTGCCGGCATCGATCGCGGGCCGCCTGACGGCCTGGTTCTGCGCCTCGGCCTTCGCTTTGGTCCTGGTGACCGCCTTCGTCCTGTACGACGCCGTCCGGGCGACGGTGCAGTGGACGGAGGATCAGGTTCTCGAGCAGCATCTCGGCGAAATACGGTCTCTCCTGCAGACGCCCAAACCCGACACCGCCATGATCACGCATGAGGTGCGCGAGGCAGCCGATGAGGCCCGTCAGGTTCTGATCCGTGTGGTGGCGAATCTTCCGGACCTGGTGCTGGCGACACCGGATATGGACAAGCGGCTGCCGGCCAGCCGCTTCCAGACGCCAGCCCCCGGTGGAACGCCCCATTATGAAACCATTACCGAAAACGGCTTCAGGTTTCGGGCGCACAGCGCGCTTGTGCCGCTGAAGGCGGAAGGCTGGCCCAAGGACACCGTCGTCCAGGTCGCGATGGATACGACTCTCGATGACATGGCGGTCGATCGCTTCAGGGACGTGCTCGTCGCGGTGATCCTGCTGTCAGGCGCCTTATGCGCCCTGGTGGGCTGGATCATCATTCGGCGCCAGCTCTCGCCGCTGCGGAGCGTGATCCACGCAACCGCGAGCATCGAGCACGCGACGGCGAATGAGCGCCTCGACACGGCCGGCTTGCCGACGGAGCTGGCCCATCTCGGCCTGGAATTCAACCACATGCTCGACCGGCTCGAGGGCGCCTATTCGCGTCTCCGGCAATATGCCGACAATGTCGCGCACGAACTCCGCAGTCCTGTCAATCGCATGCTGCTGACCGTCGAGGTGGCCCTCTCGAAATCGCGCGACGAGGCCTCCTATCGCGACGTTCTGGAGAACACGCGAGACGACATGCTGACGATGGCGCAGATCGTCGACAATCTCCTCTTTCTGGCCAGGGCGGACAGCGACGAGGTCCAGCTTCAGATGGAGCCCGTGCGCCTCGCCGAAGAAATCGCAAACGTGCACGAGTTCTACTCGGCGCTGGCCCAGGAGAAAGGCATCGAGCTGCGGATCCGCACCGATCCCGAGCTCGTAATCGTGGGCCATGCCATGCTGCTCAGGCGAGCCTTGAGCAATCTCTTGAGCAACGCCCTGTCGCATACGCCACCCGGCCAGTTCATCGACATCACAGCCCATCGCGACGGCGAAAGCGTGGTCGTCGCCGTCACCGATGGCGGCGACGGCATCGAGGCTGAAGATCTGCCCTATGTCTTCGATCGCTTCTTCCGCGGCGACCGCTCCCGATCGAGCTCCGAGCGGCGGCTTGGCCTTGGACTATCGATCACGAAAAGCATCGTCGCCATGCATCACGGCCTGATCGCGGTCGTCAGTGCCAAAGGCACCGGTTCGCGTTTCAGCATGACGTTTCCGGCCTCGACACGCGCGCATGGTTAAGGCATCGCCTCGATCGGTGGCCCCGATCGGTGGGTTGGGGTTATCGCACGATCAGAAGGTGAGACCGGGGCGCCTGAGCGCGCCCCCTCCCCTTCGATGAGCTCCCCGGCCTAAACCGGAGATGGCCTGGCCCTGTTTCAGCGTTCCTTGAAGATCCTGTTGGCGTGGTCCGCGAAGGGTTTTGTCAGGAACGAGAGCGCGGTGCGTTCCTCGGTGGTGATGAAGACCTCGACCGGCATTCCGGGCTGGAGCTTGCGATCGCCGAGGGCGGCGGCGAGATCGCCGTCGATCTGGATCTCGCCGGTGTAGAAATTGGCGCCGGTGGTGGGGTCGCGGGTGGTCGCCGGGGAGAGATGGCTGACGCTGCCCGGCAGCTCCGGGGTCGCGTTCTTGGCGAAGGCGGAGAAGCGCAGGCGGGCGGGCTGGCCGAGCCTGACCTGGTCGATATCGGTCGGCGCGATCCTGACCTCGACGGTGAGCCTGGCCTCGCCGGGCACGATGGTGGCGAGGCGCGCGGCCGGGGTGATGACGCCGCCGACGGTGAAGACGGTCAACTCGTTGACGAGGCCGGCGATCGGGGCGCGGATCTCGGAGCGCGAGAGCCGGTCCTCGCTGGCCAGGCGCCGGTCGCTGAGCTCGGAGACCTTGGCCTCGACCTGGCGCAGCTCGCGCTGGGCCTCGGTGCGGGCGGTCTCGTCGACGGCGATGATCTGGATGCGGGCCTCGCTGATGCGCAGCCGGGCGCGGGCGATCGAGGCCTCGATCTCGCCGCGCTCGCCGAGCAGGCGGGCCCATTCGCGGTTGATGTTGTAGACCTTGGTGCCGTCGATGAAGCCCTTCTGGAACAGGCCGAGATATTTGTTGCGCTCGAGCTCGACCAGGCGCAGCTCCTCGACCTTGGCGACCTGACGGGCCTCGAGGCCTTTCACCTCCTCGCCGGACTGGACGATGCTGATCTCGAGCTGTTCCTTGCGGCTTTCGCGGTTGGTGCGGTTGCCGTCGAACAGCCGGGTTTCGCCCTGGATGATCTGGGCGGCGTCTTCGGAGAATCTGGCGAACTCGGCCGGGAAGGTGATCGCGGCGAGAGTGTCGCGCTCGGCGATCAGGCGGGCCTTGCGGCCGAGATTCTCGCCGAGCTGCGAGCGGATGATCGAGAGCTCGGCCTTGGTCTGGACATCGTCGAGCCAGATCAGGGTCTGGCCTGCCTCGACCCGGTCGCCCTGGCGCACCGCGATCGCCTGGACGACGCCGCCGTCGCGGTGCTGCACCTCCTTCAGGTTCTGGTCGACCTTGATCGAGCCCTGGGCGATCACGGCGCCGTTGAGGTTGGCGCTCGCGGCCCAGCCGCCGCAGCCGACGACCAGCAACAGGGCGAGCGCCGTGCCGGCCAGCATATGCCGGCCGAGGCCGAAATCCGGCTCGCGCTCCTCCTGCGATACGACATTGCGCCTGGTCATGCTGGTCTCTCCCGTCCGCCCGACCGGGATGCGAGGCCGAACTGCCCCGCACCGAGGTCAATAGTAATAAAGCCTGTGACTGCCCTGGATCTCGATCGAGTAGTCCTTCTCGTCATGCTGCTCGAGAAAGACGTCGACATAGGTGTAGTCATCCTCGCCGATCTTCTCGATGCGGAAGCGGAAGGGCCGGCCCGCAGCATCGGCCTCGTCGCCATAGGCGTTGGCGAACGGATCGGCCCCATCCGCGGCCGTGTTGTCGGCGGGAGCGCCATCGGTTCCGAATTGGTACTGCTTGACGACGATGCGGTCGCCCGCCTCGAGATCGAGGATCCGGTGGATCAGGTCGCGGTCATTCGCATCATAGGGCACGTCGAAGGAGAAGCAGTCGTCGCCGGCCCCGCCCGACAGCGTCACCGCGTCAGCGCCGATGGTGAAATGGTCGTTGCCGCTGCCGCCGATCACCGCCTCGATATTGGAGAAGCGGTCCTCGCCGATCTCGACGCCGACCGCCTTGCCCTCGACCAGGTTGATGTCGATGCATTGCGTCGCCTGGGAATAGTCCAGCGTGTCGCAGCCGCTGCCGCCATCATAGCAATCGGCCGTGGCATCGAGCGTGCCGATGATCACGTCATTGCCTGACCCGGCTTCGACCCGGTCCGTGCCCGCGCCGCCATCGAGCGTATCGTCGCCGCTGCCGCCCTCGAGCCGGTCGTTGCCGGCCCCGCCATCGAGGACGTCATCCCCCTCGTCGCCCTCGATCCGGTCGTCGCCAGCCTCGCCGAAGAGCCGGTCGTTGCCGGCATTGCCCTCGACCCGGTCGTCGCCGGCGCCGGCGAAGACGATGTCGTCGTCGCCGTCGCCCTCGATCCGGTCGCGCCCGTCGCCGCCAAAGACGATGTCGTCACCGGTCCCGCCCTGGATCTGGTCGTCGCCGCTGCCGCCGGCGAGATGATCGTTGCCGGAACCGCCATCGAGCACATCGTCGCCGTCATCGCCGGAGAGCG includes:
- a CDS encoding response regulator transcription factor; this encodes MSDRSVAIVDDHPVMMEGVSALLQRWGGFTLAATGKAAGDIVSIICSHQPDDMIVDLVMAGDVFQAIADASRISPKTKIIVFTDSANADDAIRSLDAGAKGYVLKGSPVDDLIQALQCAQSNDVYVSPVFATKLICALKDKAHERQKPACNRLSVREEQIIRLLLCGKMNNEIARELSLSNKTVKSHMTTLMAKLNAHNRLEALIAAQKLLAAPSIPASSWFRL
- a CDS encoding heavy metal response regulator transcription factor, with product MKLLIVEDDVRTAAILRKAFIEEGFVADMVHDGLDAVTEAPGGRYDIVILDVNLPGMDGWQVLTVLKQADPRMPILMLTAQDAIEKRVKGLTLGADDYLTKPFAFAELLARVRTVLRRASSAPAEILQFDDLKVDPQRHKVTRGGTPIPVSPKEILLLELLLRHRGDVLSRTFIADKVWDMMFDCDSNVVDVNIRRLRQKIDDPFPRKLIHTIRGRGYVIQ
- a CDS encoding heavy metal sensor histidine kinase, which encodes MPASIAGRLTAWFCASAFALVLVTAFVLYDAVRATVQWTEDQVLEQHLGEIRSLLQTPKPDTAMITHEVREAADEARQVLIRVVANLPDLVLATPDMDKRLPASRFQTPAPGGTPHYETITENGFRFRAHSALVPLKAEGWPKDTVVQVAMDTTLDDMAVDRFRDVLVAVILLSGALCALVGWIIIRRQLSPLRSVIHATASIEHATANERLDTAGLPTELAHLGLEFNHMLDRLEGAYSRLRQYADNVAHELRSPVNRMLLTVEVALSKSRDEASYRDVLENTRDDMLTMAQIVDNLLFLARADSDEVQLQMEPVRLAEEIANVHEFYSALAQEKGIELRIRTDPELVIVGHAMLLRRALSNLLSNALSHTPPGQFIDITAHRDGESVVVAVTDGGDGIEAEDLPYVFDRFFRGDRSRSSSERRLGLGLSITKSIVAMHHGLIAVVSAKGTGSRFSMTFPASTRAHG
- a CDS encoding HlyD family type I secretion periplasmic adaptor subunit; its protein translation is MTRRNVVSQEEREPDFGLGRHMLAGTALALLLVVGCGGWAASANLNGAVIAQGSIKVDQNLKEVQHRDGGVVQAIAVRQGDRVEAGQTLIWLDDVQTKAELSIIRSQLGENLGRKARLIAERDTLAAITFPAEFARFSEDAAQIIQGETRLFDGNRTNRESRKEQLEISIVQSGEEVKGLEARQVAKVEELRLVELERNKYLGLFQKGFIDGTKVYNINREWARLLGERGEIEASIARARLRISEARIQIIAVDETARTEAQRELRQVEAKVSELSDRRLASEDRLSRSEIRAPIAGLVNELTVFTVGGVITPAARLATIVPGEARLTVEVRIAPTDIDQVRLGQPARLRFSAFAKNATPELPGSVSHLSPATTRDPTTGANFYTGEIQIDGDLAAALGDRKLQPGMPVEVFITTEERTALSFLTKPFADHANRIFKER